The Flavobacterium sp. 123 genome contains a region encoding:
- a CDS encoding RNA-binding protein — MNIFVGSLPFSIEEADLRESFEAYGAVDSVKIITDKFTGRSKGFGFVEMPNDEEAQKAIDELNGATVQGRAIVVNKSEPKPEGERRSFNNNRGGDSRGGYGGNSRGGDNRGGGNRGGY; from the coding sequence ATGAATATTTTTGTTGGAAGCCTTCCATTCAGTATTGAGGAAGCAGATTTAAGAGAGTCTTTCGAGGCATACGGAGCAGTTGATTCAGTTAAAATCATTACTGATAAATTTACAGGAAGAAGTAAAGGTTTTGGTTTTGTTGAAATGCCAAATGACGAGGAAGCTCAAAAAGCAATTGATGAATTGAACGGAGCTACTGTTCAAGGTCGTGCAATTGTAGTAAACAAATCTGAGCCAAAACCAGAAGGCGAAAGAAGAAGTTTTAACAACAACCGTGGTGGAGATTCACGCGGAGGTTATGGTGGAAACAGCCGTGGTGGAGATAACCGTGGTGGTGGAAACAGAGGAGGATATTAA
- the leuB gene encoding 3-isopropylmalate dehydrogenase, with amino-acid sequence MKFNIALLAGDGIGPEVVNEAVKVSDAIAKKFNHEINWTPALTGACAIDAVGVPYPDETHEICMAADAVLFGAIGHPKYDNDPKATVRPEQGLLLMRKKLGLFANVRPTFTFPSLIDNSPLKRERIEGTDLIFLRELTGGIYFGEKGRKDNGETAFDNCVYTRAEVQRLAKKGFELAMTRSKRLCCVDKANVLETSRLWRETVQAMEKEYPEVEVSYEFVDAVAMRLVQWPNSYDVLITENLFGDILTDEASVISGSMGLMPSASVGEHTSLYEPIHGSYPQATGLNIANPLATVLSAAMMFEDAFGLKEEAEAIRAVVNKSLEQGIVTEDLASKGAKAYSTSEVGDWLVANL; translated from the coding sequence ATGAAATTTAATATCGCCCTTTTAGCCGGAGACGGAATTGGACCTGAAGTAGTTAACGAAGCAGTAAAAGTTTCTGATGCTATTGCAAAAAAGTTTAATCACGAAATCAATTGGACACCAGCACTTACTGGAGCTTGTGCTATTGATGCAGTAGGTGTTCCTTATCCTGATGAAACACACGAAATTTGTATGGCTGCTGACGCTGTTTTGTTTGGAGCAATTGGACATCCAAAATACGATAACGACCCAAAAGCAACTGTAAGACCAGAGCAAGGTTTGTTATTAATGCGTAAAAAATTAGGCTTATTTGCTAATGTTCGTCCAACATTTACTTTCCCTTCTTTGATTGACAATTCTCCTTTAAAAAGAGAACGTATCGAAGGAACTGATTTAATTTTCTTGAGAGAATTGACTGGAGGAATTTATTTTGGTGAAAAAGGAAGAAAAGACAACGGAGAAACTGCTTTTGACAACTGTGTTTACACTAGAGCAGAAGTACAACGTTTAGCAAAAAAAGGTTTTGAATTAGCAATGACACGTAGCAAAAGATTATGTTGTGTGGACAAAGCTAATGTACTAGAAACATCTCGTTTGTGGAGAGAAACCGTACAAGCTATGGAAAAAGAATATCCAGAAGTTGAAGTTAGCTACGAATTTGTAGATGCAGTTGCAATGCGTTTGGTACAATGGCCAAACTCTTATGATGTATTAATTACAGAAAACTTATTTGGAGATATCTTAACGGATGAAGCATCTGTAATTTCAGGTTCTATGGGATTAATGCCATCAGCATCTGTTGGAGAACACACTTCATTATATGAGCCAATCCACGGTTCATACCCACAAGCAACTGGATTAAATATTGCAAACCCATTAGCAACTGTATTATCAGCGGCAATGATGTTTGAAGATGCTTTTGGATTAAAAGAAGAAGCTGAAGCAATTAGAGCTGTAGTAAACAAATCATTAGAACAAGGAATTGTTACTGAAGATTTAGCTTCAAAAGGAGCAAAAGCATATTCTACTAGTGAAGTTGGAGATTGGTTAGTTGCTAATCTATAA
- a CDS encoding alpha-isopropylmalate synthase regulatory domain-containing protein: MGKRKIEIMDTTLRDGEQTSGVSFSAAEKLTIAQLLLEELHVDRIEIASARVSEGEFEGVKGIMTWAKEKGYTSKIEVLTFVDGGLSIDWMKKSGAKVQNLLTKGSLNHLTHQLKKTPEQHFNEIAQAIALAQENNIETNVYLEDWSNGMRNSPEYVFQYLDFLTQQPIKRVLLPDTLGVLIPSETFEFISKITARYPNTHFDFHAHNDYDLSVANVLEAVKAGIHGLHVTVNGMGERAGNAPLESTVAVINDFLPQIKINVKESSLYSVSKLVETFTGYRIPANKPIVGDNVFTQTAGIHADGDNKNNLYFNDLLPERFGRKRKYALGKTSGKANIEKNLQELGLKLNQEDLKLVTQRIIELGDKKETVTKEDLPYIISDVLDSQTYEEKIVVESYVLVHAKGMRPSTTLCLKIDGEIIEENAQGDGQFDAFMNALGKIYKSKKMTLPKLIDYAVRIPPGSSSDALCETIITWTSDGKEFKTRGLDSDQTVAAIVATQKMLNVITN, from the coding sequence ATGGGAAAAAGAAAAATTGAAATAATGGACACGACACTTCGCGATGGAGAACAAACATCGGGAGTATCATTTTCTGCTGCAGAAAAATTAACCATTGCACAATTATTGCTCGAAGAATTACATGTTGACCGTATTGAGATTGCCTCAGCGCGTGTAAGCGAAGGCGAATTTGAAGGTGTTAAAGGAATTATGACTTGGGCCAAAGAAAAAGGATACACTTCTAAAATAGAAGTTCTAACCTTTGTTGATGGTGGACTTTCAATAGATTGGATGAAAAAATCTGGCGCAAAAGTGCAAAATTTATTGACCAAAGGATCTCTGAATCATTTGACACACCAATTAAAGAAGACGCCTGAACAACATTTCAACGAAATTGCTCAAGCGATTGCATTAGCTCAAGAAAATAATATTGAAACTAATGTTTACTTAGAAGACTGGAGTAATGGAATGCGCAATTCCCCTGAATATGTGTTCCAATATTTAGATTTTTTAACGCAACAGCCTATCAAAAGAGTTTTACTTCCTGATACTTTAGGGGTATTAATTCCATCCGAAACTTTTGAATTCATTTCAAAAATCACCGCTAGATACCCTAATACACATTTTGACTTTCACGCACATAATGATTATGATTTAAGTGTTGCAAATGTATTAGAAGCTGTAAAAGCAGGCATTCACGGATTGCATGTTACCGTAAACGGAATGGGCGAGCGAGCTGGAAATGCTCCTCTAGAAAGCACAGTAGCTGTAATAAATGACTTTTTACCTCAAATAAAAATCAACGTAAAAGAATCTTCTTTATACTCCGTGAGTAAATTAGTAGAAACCTTTACAGGTTATAGAATCCCTGCAAATAAACCTATAGTTGGCGATAATGTTTTTACTCAAACAGCAGGAATTCACGCTGATGGCGACAACAAGAATAACTTATATTTTAACGATTTACTTCCAGAACGTTTCGGAAGAAAACGAAAATATGCTTTAGGAAAAACATCTGGAAAAGCAAACATCGAAAAAAATCTTCAGGAATTAGGTCTAAAATTAAATCAAGAAGATTTAAAATTAGTTACCCAAAGAATTATTGAATTAGGTGACAAAAAAGAAACGGTTACCAAAGAAGATTTACCTTATATTATCTCTGATGTTTTGGATAGCCAAACCTACGAAGAAAAAATTGTTGTCGAATCTTACGTATTGGTTCACGCCAAAGGAATGCGTCCTTCCACCACACTTTGCTTGAAAATAGATGGTGAAATCATTGAAGAAAACGCTCAGGGTGATGGACAATTTGACGCTTTCATGAATGCTTTGGGAAAAATATACAAAAGCAAAAAAATGACTTTGCCAAAACTGATTGACTATGCGGTTAGGATTCCTCCTGGAAGTAGTTCAGATGCCTTGTGCGAAACTATCATCACTTGGACAAGTGACGGAAAGGAATTTAAAACAAGAGGATTAGATTCTGATCAAACTGTTGCTGCTATAGTAGCTACTCAAAAAATGCTAAACGTCATAACAAACTAA
- the leuD gene encoding 3-isopropylmalate dehydratase small subunit, whose protein sequence is MAYDKFNILTSSAVPLPIENVDTDQIIPARFLKATKREGFGDNLFRDWRYNGDDSPKADFVLNDATYSGKILVGGKNFGSGSSREHAAWAVYDYGFRAVVSSFFADIFKGNCLNIGVLPVQVSPEFADTIFKAIEADPKTELEINLPEQTITLLATGQKESFAINGYKKNNMVNGFDDIDYLQSMKEEIVEFANKLPY, encoded by the coding sequence ATGGCATACGATAAATTTAATATCCTTACGAGTAGTGCGGTGCCACTACCGATAGAAAATGTGGATACCGATCAAATCATTCCAGCTCGTTTCTTAAAGGCTACAAAACGTGAAGGTTTTGGAGACAACCTTTTCAGAGATTGGAGATACAATGGAGACGATTCTCCAAAAGCAGATTTCGTATTGAATGATGCAACTTATAGTGGAAAAATATTAGTAGGAGGTAAAAACTTCGGTTCTGGTTCTTCAAGAGAACATGCGGCTTGGGCTGTTTACGATTACGGATTCCGTGCAGTTGTTTCTAGTTTCTTTGCTGATATCTTCAAAGGAAACTGCTTAAATATTGGTGTTTTACCTGTACAAGTTAGTCCAGAATTCGCTGATACTATTTTCAAAGCTATCGAAGCTGATCCAAAAACAGAATTGGAAATCAATTTACCAGAACAAACTATCACATTGCTAGCTACTGGGCAAAAAGAATCTTTTGCTATCAATGGATACAAAAAGAACAATATGGTAAATGGTTTTGATGATATTGATTATTTACAAAGCATGAAAGAAGAAATTGTTGAGTTTGCCAACAAACTTCCTTACTAA
- the leuC gene encoding 3-isopropylmalate dehydratase large subunit encodes MSKTLFDKVWDSHVVRNIEDGPDVFFIDRHFIHEVTSPVAFLGLKTRGISVLYPERTFATADHNTPTINQHLPVADALSANQLKALEDNAAEYGISHWGLGHQKNGIVHVVGPENGITLPGATIVCGDSHTSTHGAFGAIAFGIGTSEVEMVLSTQCIMQPKPKKMRINVNGQLSKGVGPKDVALYIIAQLTTSGGTGYFVEYAGDVFENMTMEGRMTVCNLSIEMGARGGMIAPDQTTFDFLEGRLHAPKGEAWDTAVAYWKTLKTDADAVFDAELNINASDIEPMITYGTNPGMGIGISKHIPTADQVEGGEETYKKSLAYMGFNEDDVMIGKQIDYVFLGSCTNGRIEDFRAFAEIVKGRKKADNVTAWLVPGSHVVEAQIKEEGILDILTEAGFVLRQPGCSACLAMNDDKVPAGKYAVSTSNRNFEGRQGPGSRTLLASPIMAAAAAVTGKLTDPRDLF; translated from the coding sequence ATGAGTAAGACATTATTTGACAAAGTATGGGATTCACATGTAGTACGTAATATTGAAGATGGACCAGACGTGTTTTTTATTGACCGTCATTTCATCCATGAAGTTACAAGTCCCGTTGCTTTTTTAGGTTTAAAAACAAGAGGTATCTCGGTTTTATACCCAGAACGCACTTTTGCAACTGCCGATCACAACACACCAACTATAAACCAACACTTACCTGTTGCTGACGCTTTGTCTGCTAATCAATTAAAAGCATTAGAAGATAACGCAGCAGAATACGGTATTTCTCACTGGGGATTAGGCCACCAAAAAAATGGAATTGTACACGTAGTAGGTCCTGAAAACGGAATTACTTTACCTGGTGCAACTATTGTTTGTGGAGATTCACATACTTCTACGCATGGTGCTTTTGGTGCTATTGCTTTTGGTATCGGAACTTCTGAGGTTGAAATGGTATTGTCAACACAATGCATCATGCAACCAAAACCAAAGAAAATGCGTATCAATGTAAATGGACAATTAAGTAAAGGTGTGGGTCCAAAAGACGTTGCGCTTTACATTATTGCTCAATTGACTACTTCTGGAGGCACAGGATATTTTGTTGAATATGCTGGTGATGTTTTCGAAAACATGACAATGGAAGGACGTATGACTGTATGTAACTTAAGTATCGAAATGGGTGCTCGTGGAGGTATGATTGCTCCTGACCAAACTACTTTTGATTTCTTAGAAGGAAGATTACATGCTCCAAAAGGCGAAGCTTGGGATACAGCTGTAGCCTATTGGAAAACCTTAAAAACAGATGCTGACGCAGTATTTGATGCGGAATTAAACATCAATGCTTCAGATATTGAACCAATGATTACTTATGGTACAAATCCTGGAATGGGAATTGGTATCTCTAAACATATCCCAACCGCTGATCAAGTAGAAGGTGGTGAGGAAACGTATAAAAAATCATTAGCTTACATGGGCTTCAATGAAGATGACGTAATGATTGGTAAACAAATCGACTACGTTTTCTTAGGAAGTTGTACTAATGGACGTATTGAAGATTTTAGAGCTTTTGCAGAAATTGTAAAAGGACGTAAAAAAGCAGACAATGTTACTGCTTGGTTAGTTCCTGGTTCACACGTTGTTGAAGCACAAATCAAAGAAGAAGGAATTTTAGACATTTTAACTGAAGCTGGTTTTGTATTGCGTCAGCCAGGATGTTCCGCTTGTTTAGCAATGAATGATGACAAAGTTCCTGCTGGAAAATATGCAGTAAGTACATCAAACAGAAACTTCGAAGGTCGTCAAGGTCCCGGTTCAAGAACTTTGTTAGCTTCACCAATTATGGCAGCAGCAGCAGCGGTTACTGGAAAATTAACTGATCCTAGAGATTTGTTTTAA
- a CDS encoding MBG domain-containing protein: MKKNFTFILLGLLCMFSLNIRAALSKGDLAVIGMNSDVDAGTTIRSFAVVALNTIAANETIYITDRGWINGSPGNFTVNTTLDGTIQWTPSSVITAGTVIIFKLNMASSASKTISATKGDGSAIPGADLSISGWTNSIVTSLPWNNASGDQLLIYQGTESNPSFIYAFNNIRTTGTNNSSGGWFVNPSSVTGSPNTATTSILYSELPSQLANSIYAVGIVTNSADTRYPNVSYVPNISSGTQANWLANITDTGNWANNSAGNPFNFALGFGSSNLTEFSITSGVQAPTVTSVAVPANTTYGIGQALSFTVNFSGNVTVTGTPQLNNTVGSASKSANYVSGSGTSALTFSYTVASGDLDADGISIGTLGLNGGTIKDASDNNATLTLNSVASTANVLVDGVAPTVVISSSAGATGGSTSTSPIPFTVTFSETVTGFVAGDITPGNATISGFSGSGTTYTFNATPTANGAVTISIAANVAMDAAGNGNTAASQFSITYGQAVAAPTVTALSPTSGPTSGGTSVTITGTDFSGTTAVTFGATAATGFTVNSATQITAIAPAGTGTVDVRITTTGGTSATSASDQFTYVAAPTVTALSPTSGPTSGGTSVTITGTNFSGTTAVTFGATVATGFTVNSATQITATVPAGTGTVDVRITTTGGTSATSASDQFTYVAAPTVTALSPTSGPTSGGTSVTITGTNFSGTTAVTFGATVATGFTVNSATQITATVPAGTGTVDVRITTTGGTSATSASDQFTYVAAPTVTALSPTSGPTIGGTSVTITGTNFSGTTAVTFGATAATGFTVNSATQITATVPAGTGTVDVRITTTGGTSATSVNDQFTYTQASQITASAVTFPSALSTTYGTESTSTSVTVSGTGLTAGITATPSSTANFEVSADGTNFGTSAIIGTSGTVSGTVYVRLTATAAANTNITGNITLTSTGTNSPVITIPTSAVAQRVITVTAAAKSKTYGDADPALTYTFAPSLVTGDSFSGSLTRLPGENVGTYAINQGTLALSSNYTLTYVGADLTIGAKTITVTAAAKSKTYGDADPALTYTFAPSLVTGDSFSGSLTRSPGENVGTYAINQGTLALSSNYTLTYVGADLTIGAKTITVTAAAKSKTYGDADPALTYTFAPSLVTGDSFSGSLTRSPGENVGTYAINQGTLALSSNYTLTYVGADLTIGAKTITVTAAAKSKTYGDADPALTYTFAPSLVTGDSFSGSLTRLPGENVGTYAINQGTLALSSNYTLTYVGADLTIGAKTITVTAAAKSKTYGDADPALTYTFAPSLVTGDSFSGSLTRSPGENVGTYAINQGTLALSSNYTLTYVGADLTIGAKTITVTAAAKSKTYGDADPALTYTFAPSLVTGDSFSGSLTRSPGENVGTYAINQGTLALSSNYTLTYVGADLTIGAKTITVTAAAKSKTYGDADPALTYTFAPSLVTGDSFSGSLTRSPGENVGTYAINQGTLALSSNYTLTYIGADLTIDTKTITVTAAAKSKTYGDADPALTYTFAPSLVTGDSFSGSLTRSPGENVGTYAINQGTLALSSNYTLTYVGADLTIGAKTITVTAAAKSKTYGDADPALTYTFAPSLVIGDSFSGSLTRLPGENVGTYAINQGTLALSSNYTLTYVGADLTIGAKTITVTAAAKSKTYGDADPALTYTFAPSLVTGDSFSGSLTRSPGENVGTYAINQGSLSAGSNYAITYIAETFTIIKANQLITWDQTLGLGCDGETTVVLNATSNSGLPVSYTSSNTAISIISDGTLVFQNYGSATITASQAGDNNYNAASVVVLPVINSQPNLIRKQFEDIIFFDNSSKTFTSYSWYKNGVLVSGQTAQYFKENGALNGTYYAVATKLDGTLIHTCPLTLAPTVEEEYIKIVPNPAKPNTSYELVTNVSSLSLQNASVEVYTVSGLLIENKTISENKIVLKAPMIEGIYIVKMTLANGKYFTKNVLVKN, translated from the coding sequence ATGAAAAAAAACTTTACTTTTATTTTATTGGGGTTGCTTTGTATGTTCTCATTAAATATTAGAGCTGCTTTATCTAAAGGCGATCTTGCGGTAATTGGAATGAATAGTGACGTAGATGCCGGAACAACTATACGTAGTTTTGCGGTAGTTGCTTTAAATACAATTGCGGCTAACGAAACAATCTATATCACGGACAGAGGCTGGATTAATGGTTCTCCTGGAAATTTTACAGTCAATACGACCTTAGATGGAACTATCCAATGGACACCATCGTCGGTCATAACAGCGGGCACGGTAATCATATTCAAACTGAATATGGCTTCTTCAGCAAGTAAAACGATATCTGCAACTAAAGGAGATGGTTCGGCAATTCCGGGTGCGGATCTGTCGATTTCAGGCTGGACCAATTCTATTGTTACATCGCTACCTTGGAATAACGCCAGTGGAGATCAATTATTGATCTATCAGGGAACAGAAAGTAATCCATCTTTCATCTATGCTTTTAATAATATCAGAACTACTGGAACAAACAATAGCTCAGGTGGATGGTTTGTTAATCCTAGCAGCGTAACTGGCAGCCCAAATACGGCAACTACCAGTATTCTTTACAGCGAGTTGCCTTCGCAGCTTGCGAACTCTATCTATGCTGTGGGTATTGTAACGAATAGTGCTGATACTCGTTATCCAAACGTAAGCTATGTGCCAAATATATCAAGCGGAACACAGGCGAATTGGTTGGCCAATATTACTGATACAGGTAACTGGGCAAACAATTCAGCTGGTAACCCCTTTAACTTCGCGTTAGGCTTTGGTAGTAGTAACTTAACTGAATTTAGTATAACGAGTGGAGTGCAGGCGCCAACCGTAACCAGTGTAGCGGTTCCTGCTAACACCACCTATGGAATAGGACAAGCCCTGTCTTTTACCGTAAATTTTTCGGGCAATGTGACGGTAACAGGTACTCCTCAATTAAACAATACAGTAGGTTCTGCGAGCAAATCAGCTAATTATGTTAGTGGTTCAGGTACTTCTGCATTAACATTTAGTTATACGGTTGCAAGTGGCGATCTGGATGCGGATGGCATTTCCATCGGTACTTTAGGTTTAAACGGAGGCACAATTAAGGATGCGTCAGATAATAATGCTACCCTAACCTTAAACAGTGTTGCCTCAACAGCCAACGTGCTAGTGGATGGTGTTGCTCCTACGGTGGTGATCAGCAGCAGTGCAGGTGCTACTGGCGGATCAACAAGCACTTCACCAATTCCATTTACAGTTACTTTTTCGGAGACCGTAACCGGTTTTGTAGCAGGTGATATTACACCAGGAAATGCCACCATCAGTGGATTTTCAGGAAGTGGAACAACTTATACTTTTAATGCCACGCCAACAGCAAATGGTGCGGTGACTATTAGCATTGCAGCTAACGTAGCAATGGATGCAGCAGGCAATGGAAATACAGCAGCCAGTCAGTTTTCTATTACCTATGGACAGGCCGTCGCCGCACCAACGGTAACGGCTTTGAGCCCAACCAGTGGCCCGACCAGTGGAGGCACTAGCGTGACCATTACCGGTACCGACTTCAGCGGGACTACGGCAGTGACCTTTGGCGCTACGGCAGCTACAGGCTTCACTGTTAACTCGGCAACACAGATCACGGCGATCGCACCTGCAGGAACAGGTACCGTTGATGTCCGGATCACTACAACAGGAGGTACTAGTGCGACCAGTGCCAGTGACCAGTTTACCTATGTCGCGGCACCAACGGTAACGGCTTTGAGCCCAACCAGTGGCCCGACCAGTGGAGGCACTAGCGTGACCATTACCGGCACCAACTTCAGCGGGACTACGGCGGTGACCTTTGGCGCTACGGTGGCTACAGGCTTCACCGTTAACTCGGCAACACAGATTACGGCGACGGTACCGGCAGGAACAGGCACCGTTGATGTCCGCATCACTACAACAGGGGGCACCAGTGCGACCAGTGCCAGTGACCAGTTTACCTATGTCGCGGCACCAACGGTAACGGCTTTGAGCCCAACCAGTGGCCCGACCAGTGGAGGTACTAGCGTGACCATTACCGGCACCAACTTCAGCGGGACTACGGCGGTGACCTTTGGCGCTACGGTGGCTACAGGCTTCACCGTTAACTCGGCAACACAGATTACGGCGACGGTACCGGCAGGAACAGGCACCGTTGATGTCCGCATCACTACAACAGGGGGCACCAGTGCGACCAGTGCCAGTGACCAGTTTACCTATGTCGCGGCACCAACGGTAACGGCTTTGAGCCCAACCAGTGGCCCGACCATTGGAGGTACTAGCGTGACCATTACCGGCACCAACTTCAGCGGGACTACGGCGGTGACCTTTGGCGCTACGGCGGCTACAGGCTTTACCGTTAACTCGGCAACACAGATTACGGCGACGGTACCGGCAGGAACAGGCACCGTTGATGTCCGCATCACTACAACAGGGGGCACCAGTGCGACCAGTGTCAACGACCAGTTTACCTACACTCAGGCATCTCAAATTACCGCTTCAGCCGTGACTTTTCCATCAGCATTAAGCACAACTTATGGAACTGAATCAACATCAACTAGTGTAACCGTATCGGGTACAGGATTAACTGCTGGTATTACGGCCACGCCTTCATCCACAGCTAATTTTGAAGTAAGTGCTGATGGCACAAATTTTGGTACTTCTGCAATTATCGGTACTTCGGGTACGGTATCAGGTACGGTTTATGTAAGGTTAACAGCAACCGCAGCTGCTAATACAAATATTACAGGAAATATAACATTAACCAGTACTGGCACTAACAGTCCAGTTATCACCATACCGACCAGTGCTGTTGCGCAAAGAGTCATTACGGTAACTGCGGCAGCGAAAAGCAAAACCTACGGCGATGCTGATCCTGCACTGACTTACACTTTTGCTCCTTCACTGGTAACAGGTGACAGTTTCAGCGGAAGTTTGACCAGATTACCTGGAGAAAACGTAGGTACGTATGCAATCAACCAAGGGACACTAGCTTTGAGCAGCAATTATACCTTAACTTATGTTGGTGCTGATTTAACGATCGGTGCAAAAACGATTACGGTAACTGCGGCAGCGAAAAGCAAAACTTACGGCGATGCTGATCCTGCACTGACTTACACTTTTGCTCCTTCACTGGTAACAGGTGACAGTTTCAGCGGAAGTTTGACCAGATCACCTGGAGAAAACGTAGGTACGTATGCAATCAACCAAGGGACACTAGCTTTGAGCAGCAATTATACCTTAACTTATGTTGGTGCTGATTTAACGATCGGTGCAAAAACGATTACGGTAACTGCGGCAGCGAAAAGCAAAACTTACGGCGATGCTGATCCTGCACTGACTTACACTTTTGCTCCTTCACTGGTAACAGGTGACAGTTTCAGCGGAAGTTTGACCAGATCACCTGGAGAAAACGTAGGTACGTATGCAATCAACCAAGGGACACTAGCTTTGAGCAGCAATTATACCTTAACTTATGTTGGTGCTGATTTAACGATCGGTGCAAAAACGATTACGGTAACTGCGGCAGCGAAAAGCAAAACCTACGGCGATGCTGATCCTGCACTGACTTACACTTTTGCTCCTTCACTGGTAACAGGTGACAGTTTCAGCGGAAGTTTGACCAGATTACCTGGAGAAAACGTAGGTACGTATGCAATCAACCAAGGGACACTAGCTTTGAGCAGCAATTATACCTTAACTTATGTTGGTGCTGATTTAACGATCGGTGCAAAAACGATTACGGTAACTGCGGCAGCGAAAAGCAAAACTTACGGCGATGCTGATCCTGCACTGACTTACACTTTTGCTCCTTCACTGGTAACAGGTGACAGTTTCAGCGGAAGTTTGACCAGATCACCTGGAGAAAACGTAGGTACGTATGCAATCAACCAAGGGACACTAGCTTTGAGCAGCAATTATACCTTAACTTATGTTGGTGCTGATTTAACGATCGGTGCAAAAACGATTACGGTAACTGCGGCAGCGAAAAGCAAAACTTACGGCGATGCTGATCCTGCACTGACTTACACTTTTGCTCCTTCACTGGTAACAGGTGACAGTTTCAGCGGAAGTTTGACCAGATCACCTGGAGAAAACGTAGGTACGTATGCAATCAACCAAGGGACACTAGCTTTGAGCAGCAATTATACCTTAACTTATGTTGGTGCTGATTTAACGATCGGTGCAAAAACGATTACGGTAACTGCGGCAGCGAAAAGCAAAACCTACGGCGATGCTGATCCTGCACTGACTTACACTTTTGCTCCTTCACTGGTAACAGGTGACAGTTTCAGCGGAAGTTTGACCAGATCACCTGGAGAAAACGTAGGTACGTATGCAATCAACCAAGGGACACTAGCTTTGAGCAGCAATTATACTTTAACCTACATCGGTGCTGATTTAACGATCGATACAAAAACAATTACGGTAACCGCGGCAGCGAAAAGCAAAACCTACGGCGATGCTGATCCTGCACTGACTTACACTTTTGCTCCTTCACTGGTAACAGGTGACAGTTTCAGCGGAAGTTTGACCAGATCACCTGGAGAAAACGTAGGTACGTATGCAATCAACCAAGGGACACTAGCTTTGAGCAGCAATTATACCTTAACTTATGTTGGTGCTGATTTAACGATCGGTGCAAAAACGATTACGGTAACTGCGGCAGCGAAAAGCAAAACTTACGGCGATGCTGATCCTGCACTGACTTACACTTTTGCTCCTTCACTGGTAATAGGTGACAGTTTCAGCGGAAGTTTGACCAGATTACCTGGAGAAAACGTAGGTACGTATGCAATCAACCAAGGGACACTAGCTTTGAGCAGCAATTATACCTTAACTTATGTTGGTGCTGATTTAACGATCGGTGCAAAAACGATTACGGTAACTGCGGCAGCGAAAAGCAAAACCTACGGCGATGCTGATCCTGCACTGACTTACACTTTTGCTCCTTCACTGGTAACAGGTGACAGTTTCAGCGGAAGTTTGACCAGATCACCTGGAGAAAACGTAGGTACGTATGCAATCAACCAAGGAAGTTTGAGCGCAGGATCTAATTATGCCATTACATATATTGCGGAAACCTTTACTATTATTAAAGCAAATCAGTTAATTACTTGGGATCAAACTTTAGGATTAGGATGTGATGGAGAGACTACAGTTGTTTTAAATGCAACTTCTAATAGTGGTTTGCCCGTAAGTTATACCTCTTCTAATACTGCTATTTCAATAATTTCGGATGGCACATTGGTTTTCCAGAATTATGGTTCTGCTACTATTACAGCCTCGCAAGCAGGGGATAATAATTATAATGCTGCTTCAGTAGTAGTCTTACCAGTTATCAATAGTCAACCCAATTTAATTAGAAAACAGTTTGAAGATATTATCTTCTTTGATAATAGTTCTAAGACTTTTACATCTTACAGTTGGTATAAAAATGGAGTTTTGGTTTCAGGCCAAACGGCTCAATATTTTAAAGAAAATGGGGCTTTAAATGGAACCTATTATGCAGTTGCAACAAAATTAGACGGAACTTTGATTCATACTTGTCCGTTAACTTTGGCGCCAACAGTTGAAGAAGAATATATAAAAATTGTTCCTAATCCAGCAAAACCAAATACAAGTTACGAACTAGTCACAAATGTGTCTTCATTAAGTTTACAAAATGCAAGTGTAGAAGTATACACTGTAAGTGGATTATTGATTGAGAATAAAACAATTAGTGAAAACAAGATAGTTTTAAAAGCACCAATGATTGAAGGCATTTATATTGTTAAAATGACTTTAGCAAATGGTAAATATTTCACAAAAAATGTTCTAGTTAAAAACTAA